In one Chitinophaga sancti genomic region, the following are encoded:
- a CDS encoding response regulator transcription factor, giving the protein MNSKVKIVLADDHVLLRNGLARVIESFGNYDLLFEANNGKDLIEKLDAHHLPDIVLLDINMPELDGYETCLWLRDQYPVVRVLALSMYDNETAVIRMFKAGARGYILKDCEPAELRSALAAISGKGFYYSEMVTGKLISSISGSDSNPNKMVLELNDRELIFLKMACTEMTYKEIADKMCLSARTIDGYRDSLFEKLNVKTRVGLVTYALKNGIVLLDNLP; this is encoded by the coding sequence ATGAACTCAAAAGTAAAGATAGTACTGGCAGATGACCATGTACTGTTGCGCAATGGATTGGCGCGTGTGATCGAAAGTTTTGGTAATTATGATCTGCTTTTTGAAGCGAACAATGGAAAAGATCTGATCGAAAAGCTGGATGCCCATCATCTGCCTGACATCGTATTGCTGGACATTAATATGCCGGAGCTGGATGGCTATGAAACCTGCTTATGGTTGCGGGACCAGTACCCTGTCGTACGGGTACTGGCCCTGTCCATGTATGATAATGAGACGGCCGTGATCAGGATGTTCAAAGCAGGGGCAAGGGGCTATATTCTGAAAGATTGTGAACCCGCGGAACTGAGGAGTGCCCTGGCGGCAATATCAGGGAAAGGGTTCTACTATTCTGAAATGGTCACAGGGAAACTCATTAGCTCCATCAGCGGGAGTGACAGCAATCCGAATAAAATGGTGCTGGAGCTGAATGACCGGGAACTCATCTTCTTAAAGATGGCTTGCACAGAGATGACCTATAAAGAAATTGCAGATAAAATGTGCCTGAGCGCAAGGACCATCGATGGTTACAGGGATAGCCTGTTTGAAAAACTCAATGTAAAAACCCGGGTAGGACTTGTCACCTATGCGTTGAAGAACGGTATTGTACTGCTGGATAACCTCCCTTAA
- a CDS encoding sensor histidine kinase, which yields MDKDIILSMVIATLLFLLMICFIVTFWMIYRRRRAVHREEKKQLHVAYEKEILHSRLEMKEQTLKHISEEIHDNIGQILSLAKLNISIMESNCPESLRERIGDTKQLISKVIQDLRDLSGSMDTDTITARGVYAAILAELDRIKKTGAYLVNFNSSGTVWRMDSSRELILFRIFQEVLNNLIKHASASVIDIDICYTATLCTLSIADNGKGFDITALPESRGMGLRNMEKRSAMIGASFQLESNVLNGTLIRIVFTP from the coding sequence ATGGATAAGGATATTATACTAAGTATGGTCATTGCGACGCTGCTCTTCCTGCTAATGATCTGTTTTATTGTCACTTTCTGGATGATTTACCGGCGCCGCAGGGCTGTGCACCGGGAAGAGAAAAAACAACTGCATGTGGCTTATGAAAAGGAGATCCTGCACTCCCGGCTCGAGATGAAAGAACAAACCCTGAAGCATATTTCTGAAGAGATTCACGATAATATTGGCCAGATATTAAGTCTTGCAAAACTTAACATCAGCATCATGGAGAGTAACTGCCCGGAATCATTACGGGAAAGGATTGGCGATACCAAACAACTGATCAGTAAAGTGATCCAGGATCTGCGGGATTTGTCCGGGAGTATGGATACAGATACCATCACAGCACGTGGGGTATATGCGGCTATCTTAGCGGAGCTTGACAGAATAAAGAAGACAGGGGCATATTTAGTGAACTTTAATAGTAGCGGAACTGTTTGGCGAATGGATTCCAGCAGGGAGCTGATCTTGTTCAGGATCTTCCAGGAGGTGCTGAACAACCTGATCAAACATGCTTCCGCCAGCGTGATTGATATAGATATTTGTTACACAGCTACACTTTGTACCTTAAGTATTGCGGATAACGGGAAGGGATTTGACATCACCGCGCTGCCTGAATCGAGGGGAATGGGGCTTCGCAATATGGAAAAGCGAAGCGCCATGATCGGTGCCTCATTTCAGCTGGAAAGTAATGTATTAAACGGCACGCTCATTCGTATTGTTTTTACTCCTTAA
- a CDS encoding MFS transporter, translated as MIGAAFGLGLSLYAIGLILFAFATESWMMFAFLIPYCLGGICGPSLQSVISGHVPRNQQGELQGALTSLMSLTTIIGPLVMNSTFTYFTTDKAPFYFPGIHFLIGAVCMLLSIVITYKVLSREKREHPELRDVISRGGDL; from the coding sequence ATGATCGGTGCCGCATTCGGACTCGGCCTGAGCCTTTATGCAATAGGTTTGATACTCTTTGCTTTTGCAACAGAAAGCTGGATGATGTTCGCATTTCTGATTCCCTATTGTCTCGGCGGGATCTGTGGCCCTTCCCTTCAATCTGTTATTTCAGGCCATGTACCGCGTAATCAGCAGGGAGAGCTGCAGGGTGCACTTACAAGTTTGATGAGTCTTACAACGATCATTGGCCCCCTGGTAATGAACAGTACCTTCACTTACTTTACTACAGATAAAGCCCCGTTCTATTTTCCAGGTATACACTTTTTAATCGGAGCAGTTTGTATGCTCCTAAGCATTGTGATCACTTATAAAGTATTAAGCCGCGAGAAAAGAGAGCATCCTGAGCTGAGGGATGTGATCTCCAGAGGTGGCGATTTATAA
- a CDS encoding biosynthetic peptidoglycan transglycosylase — protein MGKALNIFFTVGKIRFHLDGSFTMKELHIRKKHKLSFTATGIHGKINLRTLLRKELLLSSLSAATIQLNILSARHPAPENTVPVKQPAFPLQPIHYKGVFRLLSRLKKHIPLHTDIAAVTMTIGRHTFSIKKLAIEKREGNLHFSANETQSPGMLLLSSNSLLNITNITDSALSLSLLVEQGTISSHVLSSKEIRAEHLSLHMDCHLSGDAFTLAETATARYNQLRFSLYGTHDFSHNHFKAGIRLEEISIADFLRAFPDFSYRKIYGLSFTGTVASVNAVFTCNTNNLWEHTFELELQNNELQLAECPANWHNLNEKPVNTSHHYLDIGQIQPLLLATILSSEDTMFFKHRGLDPMAIGYSIVQNIINREFRRGASTITMQLVRNLFLNHEKTLYRKIEEIFIALLLEHFFHIPKMKILEHYLNIIEMGPNVYSLANASWFYFSKPANDLTLTECLVLSYIIPRPKFFLDAFLQESEQLKRNLRTHIKRFGRLLFLQGIITQEQQDGLNMRITIQGKTLSLLQTAGA, from the coding sequence TTGGGTAAAGCCCTCAATATTTTCTTTACCGTAGGAAAGATCAGATTTCACCTGGATGGCAGCTTTACGATGAAAGAATTACATATCCGGAAGAAACATAAACTCTCGTTCACCGCTACTGGCATTCATGGCAAAATAAATCTAAGGACTTTACTCAGGAAGGAATTACTACTCAGTTCACTATCTGCAGCTACAATCCAGTTGAACATCCTTTCCGCCAGGCATCCGGCACCGGAAAACACGGTTCCTGTAAAACAACCCGCCTTCCCCCTGCAGCCCATACATTATAAAGGGGTATTCAGGCTGCTTTCAAGACTAAAAAAACATATTCCCCTGCATACTGATATAGCTGCAGTAACGATGACTATCGGCCGCCACACCTTTTCCATCAAAAAGCTGGCAATAGAAAAAAGAGAGGGTAACCTGCATTTCTCTGCCAACGAAACACAATCTCCCGGAATGCTTCTCCTCAGTTCCAATAGCCTGTTGAACATTACAAATATAACGGATAGTGCACTGTCACTTAGTTTACTGGTTGAACAAGGTACCATCAGCAGCCATGTGCTGTCTTCGAAAGAAATTAGGGCGGAGCACTTATCACTTCACATGGACTGCCACCTGTCCGGAGATGCTTTTACACTGGCAGAAACAGCTACCGCCAGGTATAACCAGTTGCGGTTTTCCCTGTATGGCACACACGATTTCAGCCACAACCATTTCAAGGCGGGCATCCGGCTGGAAGAGATTTCAATAGCTGATTTTCTACGGGCCTTCCCCGATTTCAGCTACCGGAAAATATACGGGTTGTCCTTCACCGGTACAGTAGCATCCGTTAACGCAGTCTTCACCTGCAATACAAATAATCTCTGGGAACATACTTTTGAACTGGAGTTACAGAACAACGAGCTGCAACTGGCTGAATGTCCGGCAAACTGGCACAACCTCAACGAAAAGCCGGTTAATACCAGCCATCACTACCTGGACATCGGGCAAATACAGCCACTACTGCTGGCCACTATACTAAGTTCAGAAGATACAATGTTCTTTAAGCACCGCGGGCTAGACCCTATGGCCATCGGTTATAGTATTGTACAAAATATTATTAACCGTGAATTTCGGCGGGGCGCAAGTACCATCACCATGCAACTGGTACGTAATCTTTTTTTGAACCATGAAAAAACACTCTACAGAAAAATAGAAGAAATCTTCATTGCACTGCTGCTGGAACACTTCTTTCATATTCCTAAAATGAAAATACTGGAACACTATCTGAATATCATAGAAATGGGTCCTAATGTATATAGCCTGGCAAATGCTTCCTGGTTCTATTTTTCAAAACCGGCAAACGATCTGACTTTAACCGAATGCCTGGTGCTATCATATATAATCCCCCGCCCTAAATTTTTCCTGGATGCATTCCTGCAGGAATCAGAACAACTAAAACGGAATTTACGGACGCATATTAAAAGATTTGGCAGACTCCTCTTTCTTCAGGGCATCATCACACAGGAACAGCAGGACGGACTGAACATGCGCATCACCATACAGGGCAAAACCCTTTCACTCTTGCAAACTGCAGGCGCTTAA
- a CDS encoding outer membrane beta-barrel family protein, with protein MTLRNILFILFLIFSSNGLRAQHSIAGKVADSSFQPLPFATIVLQADSSFIAGATADESGHFAISTIDRLHGHYTLTVSLMGYQTLKRNFSYPDTAFLSHIILARDKRTLAGVTIAGKKPLVIRKADRYIVDVENSFLANGNSGLDVLRKSPGVWVSNNGSIRIKGSQSVLVMINDVVQRMSEEELAEYLKTIRSENISKIEVIANPPSEFEAAGAGGIIHIILKKVRNDGFSGGVSTQYRQQGTKPYYGGTATADYRVKNLYLSGAYSYVKDKSIYLATNNIVYPDKGVYSSRTDRDNNAGRHQYRFGIALDIGKTQTINLQTLATVNDLNESFITGIRYLPGTDTITGVANSGRTRDANLQSTTLNYVWRTDSSGSQLKVIADYTNSSKTELNNFSSRYNDPLRNSTYRNNTPNNTSILSLQADYTKVLKNKTEIKGGTKLSAVKRDNEIIREDYTDDNWVLNGAGSNHFIYKEYLLMFYSSAEKTLGRVVLKAGLRAEQTYTKGNSVTSGQKFDRNYFGLFPSFFMMYTLNETQGNSIRLNYTRRLQRPSFTALNPYRLQFDDYTVLIGNPNLLPQYSHNISTGYTFRNEYTAELYFSRTNNVIAELASSAGNNVIEYQSRNFTNSTEYGVSLEAPFKVMKGWTVNNSFSLYNLSYRLDSFSINRTSFSLKSIHTIVWNKVIDIDVVADYRSPYVSANSRIPHMFSFDLEFTRRILKNQGRVRLFLADIFNTLREKETTDYYNTHIDFYQKRPTRIVGVAFSYTFRSGKKFSNKKIDQGNTDEKGRIGN; from the coding sequence ATGACATTAAGAAATATCCTGTTTATTCTATTTTTAATATTTTCCTCTAATGGTTTGCGCGCACAACATTCTATTGCCGGCAAGGTGGCTGATTCTTCCTTTCAGCCGCTCCCATTTGCAACTATAGTGCTTCAGGCAGACAGTAGTTTTATAGCTGGTGCTACCGCGGATGAAAGCGGGCACTTTGCCATCAGTACTATTGATCGTTTGCATGGTCATTATACATTGACCGTTTCGTTAATGGGCTACCAGACATTGAAGCGGAACTTTAGCTACCCTGATACGGCTTTTCTATCACACATTATATTGGCAAGGGATAAACGAACGCTGGCAGGTGTAACGATAGCGGGCAAAAAGCCGCTGGTGATCAGGAAGGCTGACAGGTATATTGTAGATGTAGAGAATAGTTTTCTTGCCAATGGCAATTCAGGGCTGGACGTGTTGAGAAAATCGCCTGGTGTATGGGTAAGTAATAATGGCAGTATCCGGATTAAAGGATCTCAGTCGGTCCTGGTCATGATCAATGATGTCGTGCAGCGTATGTCTGAAGAAGAGCTGGCTGAGTACCTGAAAACTATCCGGTCGGAGAATATCAGTAAAATAGAAGTGATTGCTAACCCACCGTCCGAATTTGAAGCGGCAGGTGCAGGTGGTATTATACATATTATTCTTAAAAAGGTAAGAAATGACGGGTTTAGCGGTGGGGTGTCCACACAGTACCGTCAGCAGGGAACAAAGCCCTACTACGGAGGAACAGCCACGGCAGATTACCGGGTGAAGAACCTTTATTTGTCCGGGGCATACAGTTATGTGAAAGACAAGAGTATTTATTTAGCCACTAATAATATTGTATATCCCGATAAAGGAGTGTACAGCAGCCGGACCGACAGGGACAACAATGCGGGGCGGCATCAGTACCGCTTTGGTATAGCGCTGGACATCGGGAAAACTCAGACTATCAACCTGCAGACCCTGGCTACAGTTAATGACCTGAATGAATCTTTTATCACCGGGATCCGTTACCTGCCGGGTACAGATACGATAACTGGTGTAGCGAATTCCGGGAGAACAAGGGATGCTAACCTGCAAAGTACTACGCTCAATTATGTGTGGCGGACAGACAGCAGCGGTTCTCAGTTGAAGGTGATTGCAGATTACACCAATAGCAGTAAGACTGAACTTAATAATTTCTCCTCCCGGTATAATGATCCGTTGCGAAATTCTACCTACAGGAACAATACTCCTAACAATACCAGCATACTTAGTTTGCAGGCTGATTATACGAAAGTATTAAAAAATAAAACGGAAATAAAAGGAGGCACAAAACTATCTGCTGTAAAACGGGATAATGAAATTATTCGCGAAGATTACACAGATGACAATTGGGTATTGAATGGTGCGGGGAGTAATCATTTTATCTATAAGGAGTATTTGCTGATGTTTTACTCATCTGCGGAGAAGACATTAGGACGAGTTGTGCTAAAGGCTGGTTTACGGGCAGAGCAGACTTATACAAAAGGTAATTCGGTCACGTCCGGTCAGAAGTTTGACAGAAACTATTTCGGATTGTTTCCTTCATTTTTTATGATGTATACATTGAATGAGACGCAGGGTAATTCGATACGTCTGAACTATACCCGCCGATTGCAGCGGCCATCATTCACCGCTTTAAACCCTTATCGTTTGCAGTTTGATGACTATACGGTGCTGATTGGCAATCCGAACCTGTTGCCACAGTATAGCCATAACATTTCAACAGGTTATACCTTCAGGAATGAGTATACTGCAGAATTGTATTTTTCCCGGACGAATAATGTCATTGCCGAACTGGCATCTTCAGCGGGTAATAATGTAATTGAATACCAGTCAAGGAATTTTACAAATAGTACCGAGTATGGTGTGAGCCTGGAAGCACCTTTTAAGGTGATGAAAGGATGGACAGTCAATAACAGTTTTTCGTTATATAATTTATCTTACCGTCTTGATTCGTTCAGTATTAACCGGACCTCTTTTTCCCTAAAGTCAATACATACGATTGTATGGAACAAAGTCATAGACATTGACGTGGTAGCAGATTATCGTTCGCCATATGTGAGTGCTAATTCCAGGATCCCTCATATGTTTTCGTTTGACCTGGAGTTTACAAGGAGAATACTTAAGAACCAGGGAAGAGTGCGGCTGTTTCTGGCAGATATTTTCAACACCTTACGGGAGAAAGAGACGACCGACTATTACAATACGCATATAGACTTTTATCAAAAGCGGCCCACCCGTATTGTTGGTGTAGCGTTTTCTTATACATTCCGTTCAGGGAAAAAATTCAGTAATAAAAAGATTGATCAGGGTAATACTGATGAAAAGGGGAGAATAGGCAATTAA
- a CDS encoding polysaccharide deacetylase family protein, translating into MEIYLTFDDGIQEGTEEVLAVLKETNVRATFFLVGTQLSYAIKKDRTQLQTLLKEIYIHHTIGNHSYSHANDCYADYYTNNGIRIDDNGNRRSILLDFEKSKDTIHQLLYDMQEIDTASCMYPLALSQKMPLARLPGRNTWYVSDPQQPEGSTQALIRHFETDSRKGAEELYRAGYNVFGWNTEWRMTFDFHHDASSNIDRYAPENIWKDRPTETWKQVRDKMLKTSIGNKVILLMHERAFRKGTDKKETEQLSALINYFKEIGAAFKSLDEYTSSPFQFRNSK; encoded by the coding sequence ATGGAAATTTACCTGACTTTTGATGATGGTATCCAGGAAGGTACCGAAGAAGTACTGGCTGTGCTAAAAGAAACAAATGTAAGGGCTACATTCTTCCTGGTAGGCACACAGCTAAGCTATGCTATTAAAAAGGACCGCACGCAATTGCAAACACTGTTAAAAGAAATTTATATCCACCATACAATCGGCAACCATAGCTACTCCCACGCCAATGACTGTTATGCTGATTATTATACAAACAATGGTATACGAATAGATGATAATGGGAACAGGCGCTCCATATTGCTTGATTTCGAAAAATCAAAAGACACTATTCATCAACTCCTTTACGATATGCAGGAAATAGACACTGCGTCCTGTATGTATCCACTTGCCCTCAGCCAGAAAATGCCGCTGGCCAGGCTACCGGGCCGCAATACATGGTATGTATCAGATCCACAACAACCGGAAGGCAGTACACAAGCACTCATCCGGCACTTTGAAACAGACAGCCGCAAAGGCGCTGAAGAGCTGTATCGCGCCGGCTATAACGTATTTGGCTGGAACACTGAATGGAGAATGACGTTCGATTTTCACCACGATGCATCTTCCAACATAGACAGGTATGCACCGGAAAATATATGGAAGGACCGGCCCACCGAAACCTGGAAACAGGTCAGGGATAAAATGCTAAAAACGAGCATAGGGAACAAAGTAATTCTCCTCATGCATGAGAGGGCATTCAGAAAAGGAACTGATAAAAAAGAAACAGAACAGTTAAGCGCATTGATCAATTATTTCAAAGAAATTGGTGCCGCATTTAAATCGCTGGACGAATATACCAGCAGTCCCTTCCAGTTCCGCAACTCAAAATGA